A region from the Lentimicrobiaceae bacterium genome encodes:
- a CDS encoding cation:proton antiporter: MDLLNPYVEVIAVCLILILSHFFNWVSKLFSIPSVLLLIIMGIGIHYGLNELGIATGARLMNILEVVGIVGLIMIVLEAALELELKREKLPLILKSFFLAMFSLAACIAFITWILHSFLMESIFSAMLYAVALSVVSSAIVIPSVGGLLKKRKEFLIYESTFSDILGIMIFFYLLGSVDQPSVKDVIFGITFNVGITIILSFVIGYLMVMLLDRLQSQVKLFLLIAVLVLLYAVGKLFHFSSLIMILVFGVILNNNKLFFQGKLKKLINPEALKKVQEYFHILTMESAFIVRTFFFVIFGMTLELNHMVDESTVIISIIIIAGIYLIRLLSLKIFAVKSVRPELFVSPRGLITILLFFSIPEKWQSHYFNEGILLYVILISSAIMAVALMVRGKERVFAERLNFGDWEQLDKEIDILTKGKGT; encoded by the coding sequence ATGGACTTACTCAATCCTTATGTCGAAGTAATTGCAGTGTGCCTTATTCTTATTTTATCACATTTTTTTAACTGGGTGTCAAAGCTGTTCAGTATTCCAAGTGTTTTGTTGCTCATAATTATGGGGATAGGAATTCATTATGGGTTGAATGAATTGGGAATTGCCACTGGGGCAAGGTTGATGAATATTCTTGAAGTTGTTGGTATTGTCGGGCTCATTATGATTGTGCTTGAGGCTGCGCTGGAGCTTGAACTGAAGAGGGAAAAACTCCCTTTGATTCTGAAGTCTTTTTTTCTGGCAATGTTTTCTTTAGCTGCATGTATTGCTTTTATTACATGGATTTTACATAGTTTCTTGATGGAAAGTATTTTTTCGGCAATGCTTTATGCAGTGGCATTGTCGGTTGTAAGCAGTGCAATAGTGATTCCAAGTGTTGGCGGACTTCTTAAAAAACGAAAAGAGTTTCTGATTTACGAAAGTACTTTTTCTGACATTCTGGGTATTATGATTTTTTTCTATTTACTGGGAAGCGTAGATCAACCTTCGGTAAAAGATGTAATTTTTGGAATCACATTCAATGTGGGTATCACAATTATTCTCTCATTTGTAATTGGCTATTTGATGGTTATGCTGCTTGACAGACTTCAATCGCAGGTTAAACTGTTTTTGCTAATTGCGGTGCTTGTATTGCTTTATGCAGTTGGAAAATTATTCCACTTTTCTTCTTTGATTATGATTCTGGTTTTTGGCGTAATTCTGAACAACAATAAGTTGTTTTTTCAGGGAAAGCTGAAAAAGTTAATCAATCCTGAAGCACTGAAAAAAGTTCAGGAGTATTTTCATATCCTCACCATGGAATCAGCCTTTATTGTCAGGACTTTTTTCTTTGTGATTTTTGGAATGACGCTCGAGCTAAATCATATGGTTGATGAATCAACGGTTATTATAAGCATAATCATTATTGCAGGTATTTATCTGATTCGGTTACTTAGCCTTAAAATATTTGCTGTAAAAAGTGTTAGGCCCGAATTGTTTGTGTCGCCCAGAGGCCTGATTACGATTTTGCTGTTTTTCAGTATTCCTGAAAAATGGCAGAGTCACTATTTTAACGAAGGAATTCTTTTGTATGTTATTTTGATAAGCAGTGCAATTATGGCCGTTGCGCTTATGGTAAGAGGGAAGGAAAGGGTATTCGCAGAAAGACTAAACTTTGGTGATTGGGAGCAACTGGACAAAGAAATAGACATACTTACCAAGGGGAAAGGGACATAA
- a CDS encoding M28 family peptidase yields the protein MMKHSPVIFCFFILLIIFAGCADNDIKKAEDSINQADLVRHVKSLGSDEFAGRKPCTEGEAKTMQYFEREFLRLGLKPGFGNSYFQEVPLVEVRCTPSDQMTFNIGNQCVNMKYINDFVVFSKRIKEKTELNEIPLVFAGYGINAPEYTWNDYAGIDVKNKVVVVLVNDPGFNSGDSSFFKGNVMTYYGRWTYKYEEAARQGAKGVLIIHETPKAGYPWSVVVSGATTSKFYLQSLNGNEDCCEIEGWMTQDAAARLFQSENLNLDTLLSAAMKRGFKAFEMNARINVSMKSDFVNKISHNIMAVLPGSKRPDECVIYSGHWDHLGIGTAHNGDSIYNGAVDNGTTMAWMLEIAEAFSRLEQKPERSIAFFAPTCEEQGLLGSAWYVQHPSFALAKTVANINNDLMLFYGQMKDVMITGYGQSELDEYLIEFAKEQDRYILPDPNPETGMYFRGDQFSFAKVGVPGLYARGNCDSRKHGKEWMYLKEKEWLANNYHKPTDEYNTSWDLSGVEEDAKLLFRVGLKLANEQSFPGWKVGSEFRNVQR from the coding sequence ATGATGAAGCATTCACCGGTAATTTTTTGTTTTTTCATCCTGCTTATCATTTTTGCCGGATGCGCTGATAATGATATTAAAAAGGCAGAAGACAGTATTAACCAGGCAGACCTTGTAAGGCATGTTAAATCGCTTGGTTCTGACGAATTTGCCGGCAGAAAACCTTGTACTGAAGGAGAGGCCAAGACAATGCAATACTTCGAACGAGAGTTTTTGCGATTGGGGTTGAAGCCTGGCTTTGGTAACAGCTACTTTCAGGAGGTGCCTTTGGTTGAAGTCAGGTGTACGCCCTCTGACCAAATGACTTTTAATATTGGTAATCAATGCGTAAATATGAAATACATCAACGATTTTGTGGTGTTTTCAAAGCGTATTAAGGAAAAAACAGAGTTGAACGAAATACCTTTAGTATTTGCAGGCTACGGAATCAATGCACCGGAATATACTTGGAATGATTACGCAGGAATAGACGTAAAAAACAAAGTAGTGGTTGTTTTGGTCAACGATCCCGGGTTTAATAGTGGCGATTCGTCCTTCTTTAAAGGCAATGTTATGACCTATTATGGCAGATGGACCTACAAATATGAAGAAGCAGCCCGACAAGGTGCAAAGGGTGTCCTTATAATTCATGAAACACCTAAAGCAGGTTATCCCTGGTCGGTTGTGGTAAGCGGAGCAACTACTTCAAAGTTTTATCTTCAATCGCTGAATGGAAATGAGGATTGTTGCGAAATTGAAGGTTGGATGACGCAGGATGCCGCTGCCAGACTCTTTCAAAGTGAAAATCTGAACCTGGACACACTCTTGAGCGCGGCGATGAAAAGAGGTTTCAAAGCTTTTGAAATGAATGCCCGTATAAATGTTTCTATGAAATCTGATTTTGTAAATAAAATTTCTCACAATATCATGGCTGTTCTTCCCGGGAGTAAACGCCCGGATGAGTGTGTCATTTATTCAGGGCATTGGGATCATTTGGGAATTGGCACTGCGCATAATGGCGATTCAATATATAACGGAGCCGTTGACAATGGAACAACAATGGCATGGATGCTGGAAATAGCTGAAGCATTTTCACGTTTAGAACAAAAGCCTGAACGCAGCATTGCCTTTTTTGCACCCACCTGCGAAGAGCAAGGTTTACTTGGCTCTGCCTGGTATGTTCAACATCCCTCGTTTGCATTGGCAAAAACCGTGGCTAATATTAACAATGATTTAATGCTCTTTTATGGGCAGATGAAGGATGTGATGATAACTGGTTACGGGCAGTCAGAACTTGATGAATACCTTATTGAGTTTGCAAAGGAACAGGACAGATATATTCTGCCAGATCCAAATCCTGAGACAGGGATGTATTTCAGGGGTGATCAGTTTAGCTTTGCTAAAGTTGGTGTTCCCGGATTATATGCAAGGGGAAATTGTGATAGTCGCAAGCATGGCAAGGAATGGATGTATTTAAAGGAAAAGGAGTGGCTGGCAAATAATTATCATAAACCAACAGATGAATACAATACGAGCTGGGATCTTTCGGGCGTGGAAGAGGATGCCAAACTGCTTTTCAGGGTTGGTCTGAAACTGGCTAATGAGCAGTCATTTCCCGGCTGGAAGGTGGGTTCGGAATTCAGGAATGTGCAACGATAA
- a CDS encoding amino acid permease, which translates to MAKSKKFGTFGGVFTPSILTILGVIMYMRLPMIAGEAGLFGTLGIIFIAHLISITTGLSVSSIATDKKVKEGGTYYIISRSLGLPIGGTLGLALFVGLSFSVSLYLIGFSESFLGYLNLPMDIYHIRITGTIILVVVTIITFISTSLAIKAQYLIMAAIALSLLSILFGNHDMAPATPNLFGNGSGVPLMVLFGIFFPAVTGFEAGVSMSGDLKDAKKSIPLGTISAIAIGLVVYIILAFFFAYTVDGNMLATDSKALFKIALIPELVIAGIWGATLSSALGSILAAPRILQSTAIDKITPRIFSIGTGAAKEPRNALLLTFAIAEMGILIGELNVIARIVSIFFITTYGFLNLSAAFESITSADFRPSFKTPAWVSIIGSLACILVMIQLDFPAMIGAVVILSLLFLTIKRRQLVLETGDTWSSVWLTVVKAGILRLNKSSIHHRNWRPNIILFSGAEENRPYLLELVKAFSGRLGMFTAFEMIKTDKDNLRKDVRLLSSANHQDGFQIHQHTCLDIYDGMNEISRMYGFSGIEPNTILMGWSKDLKNKSNFLQLINNYRKSNFNTIYLNYNHLKKTGNKKTIDVWWNGKGSNLTFTIFLLRHFTSSGEWKDAHIRLLIINNQHITTEYIYKNIQEILNKYRISAEIKVINNSIDTLPDNEIICRESISTDITFISLSEDQYLHINQTYDDVNLIAQTLGTFFLIHSSDSFEEFDIYREATIIPGENNIQTYKTDKELPNLIPSKYSIINENIEKTDINGQKVLTLFYEKTFAPVYAEILKLAEELQSASLTVFAQLNKPALTENSYKKNKTIIRLKNDYFYKTNRIITELASIRLDILQQKLGQGIEWYIDRLEHDIQKYPLYLEIPYNKQELKIKTNDSVRMRWFKLRKRIMHPFSGKTIPGNIRYYEIANYYLRNNRHYFLSAFLDKFKKDLFTQLSAGKTYIITIDHMLESLLAKPFSTEEIANIIKTSEKENALKAEQLKSAIMERGELTRNRLMFEFRKNLQLMCNDMSKADINYRIRRKHRNRKYYEKLKIGNAQFASEWHTDTLHQLNRIYMDILLQSLKSRIKDKLNDLSLNISLQLDNNLRNDLQTIRLNLEKSGSNPELVPPLSLGISSFDENVTFMVDFDRLGEEIVKLSESLPENLTIPYYDHLQETKNSELNTIDVPLRKISRFYIESRFIGNTHDRLEKEATKLKSAIFVIQDLLNLTRFNLDNIQIDSEDRASLMAPVISDAIKNIQKEEQAIIQIKNSISEIIHHSLDEVFEHLSVYKMPVTVSEYSRFIRAHQSKIVRKTFSNYLHFMGKSMTHLIAWGFYSRSEGILLTKKIIENENVSSVNQKILAFVENVSPEQKILNKLPQYYRNLFSCQSSINEDFWIKREKDEALFKTALRRYQTGNYGGIIIIGEQNSGKTAFCRNITGKLFRKEKAFHLFPLQEGSSIINDFLNELQKVTNIQGSLSEIIENLPAESTIIIHDLELWWNRSESGWETVEFIAKTINQYSSKVLFVVNTNPHAFNLMNKVINLQNEFIQVIPLMPFDSRDLQEMIMRRHRSSGLRFKIGSHEEEQLSEIRAARLFNKYFDYSEGNPGTALLGWMSNIQKINDQTILIQQPHIPEIRVLSEMNDDWKTLLVQIIIHKRLTRNRIAGIFHSDEAKSDEIINSLWRTGLIEQRQKDIFVINHYIEPHLLKVFKAEHLL; encoded by the coding sequence ATGGCTAAATCGAAAAAGTTCGGAACTTTCGGAGGTGTTTTTACCCCTTCAATTCTTACAATACTCGGGGTGATTATGTACATGCGCCTGCCAATGATTGCTGGTGAAGCCGGGCTGTTTGGCACCCTGGGAATTATATTTATAGCCCATTTAATCTCTATAACTACAGGATTAAGTGTTTCATCAATAGCAACCGATAAAAAGGTTAAAGAAGGTGGAACCTATTACATTATTTCGCGAAGTTTAGGACTGCCCATAGGCGGAACACTGGGACTTGCCCTTTTTGTTGGATTATCGTTCAGTGTCAGTCTTTATTTAATAGGATTTTCCGAAAGTTTTCTCGGATACCTGAATCTCCCGATGGATATTTACCACATAAGAATCACTGGAACTATCATACTGGTGGTTGTCACCATAATTACATTTATAAGCACATCGCTGGCTATAAAAGCGCAATACCTGATAATGGCGGCCATTGCCCTCTCTTTATTATCCATTCTATTCGGGAATCATGATATGGCGCCTGCAACGCCTAATTTGTTCGGCAACGGCAGCGGGGTGCCCCTCATGGTTCTGTTTGGTATCTTTTTTCCGGCAGTTACAGGTTTTGAAGCGGGTGTTTCAATGTCAGGCGATTTAAAGGATGCCAAAAAATCAATTCCATTGGGAACCATTTCTGCCATTGCCATTGGGTTGGTTGTATATATTATCCTGGCTTTCTTCTTTGCTTATACTGTTGATGGGAATATGCTGGCTACTGACAGCAAAGCTTTATTCAAAATTGCACTTATTCCTGAGTTAGTCATTGCTGGAATATGGGGCGCAACCTTAAGTTCTGCATTGGGAAGTATTTTAGCCGCTCCCCGCATACTGCAATCAACAGCCATTGATAAAATCACACCACGCATTTTTTCAATTGGCACCGGCGCTGCCAAAGAACCCCGCAATGCATTGCTCCTCACTTTTGCTATCGCAGAAATGGGCATTCTAATAGGCGAATTGAATGTTATTGCCCGGATAGTATCCATATTTTTTATAACAACTTATGGATTTTTGAACCTGAGCGCGGCTTTTGAATCTATTACCAGTGCCGATTTCAGACCATCCTTTAAAACACCCGCCTGGGTTAGTATCATTGGGTCACTCGCCTGTATACTGGTCATGATTCAACTCGATTTCCCGGCTATGATAGGAGCCGTTGTTATATTAAGCCTTTTGTTTTTAACCATTAAAAGACGACAACTTGTACTTGAAACAGGTGACACCTGGAGCAGTGTTTGGCTTACGGTTGTTAAAGCCGGCATATTACGGCTCAATAAATCATCCATTCATCATCGAAACTGGAGACCCAATATTATCCTGTTCAGCGGCGCCGAAGAAAACAGACCATATCTTTTAGAACTTGTGAAAGCTTTTAGTGGCCGTTTGGGGATGTTTACCGCCTTTGAAATGATTAAAACGGACAAAGACAATCTTAGAAAAGATGTTCGCCTGCTATCCAGTGCAAATCATCAGGATGGATTTCAGATTCATCAGCACACGTGCCTTGACATTTATGATGGAATGAATGAAATCTCAAGAATGTACGGATTTTCAGGCATTGAACCCAACACCATTCTTATGGGATGGAGCAAAGACCTTAAAAACAAATCAAATTTTCTGCAGCTTATCAACAATTATAGAAAAAGCAACTTCAACACCATTTATTTAAACTACAACCATTTAAAAAAAACAGGCAATAAAAAGACTATCGATGTTTGGTGGAATGGAAAAGGAAGCAACCTCACTTTTACCATTTTCCTGCTCAGACATTTCACCTCAAGCGGAGAATGGAAAGACGCTCATATTCGTCTTTTAATTATTAACAATCAGCACATTACAACCGAATACATTTACAAAAACATCCAGGAAATACTAAATAAATACCGGATTAGTGCCGAAATTAAAGTCATTAACAACAGCATTGATACTTTGCCCGACAATGAAATTATTTGCCGCGAATCAATCAGCACTGATATCACTTTTATTTCTCTTTCTGAAGACCAATACCTGCATATAAACCAGACTTACGATGATGTAAATCTGATAGCTCAAACGTTGGGGACCTTCTTTCTGATTCACAGTTCGGATAGTTTTGAAGAATTTGATATTTACCGCGAAGCCACAATAATTCCCGGTGAAAATAATATTCAAACATATAAAACCGACAAAGAACTTCCGAATCTGATTCCGTCGAAATATAGCATCATCAATGAAAACATTGAAAAAACAGACATAAACGGCCAGAAAGTACTCACTCTTTTTTATGAAAAAACCTTTGCGCCCGTTTATGCAGAAATTTTGAAGCTGGCAGAAGAACTACAATCAGCCTCATTAACTGTATTTGCACAGCTGAACAAACCAGCTTTAACTGAAAACTCCTACAAAAAAAACAAAACAATAATCAGGCTTAAAAACGACTATTTCTATAAAACCAACAGAATAATTACTGAATTGGCCTCTATAAGGCTTGACATTCTTCAACAAAAACTCGGGCAAGGTATTGAATGGTACATCGATCGCCTTGAACATGACATTCAAAAATACCCGCTTTACCTGGAAATCCCTTACAACAAACAGGAACTAAAAATTAAAACAAACGATTCCGTCAGGATGAGATGGTTTAAATTAAGAAAACGCATTATGCACCCGTTTTCTGGTAAAACCATTCCCGGAAACATCAGATATTATGAAATAGCAAATTACTATTTAAGAAACAACCGCCATTATTTCCTTTCGGCTTTTCTCGACAAGTTTAAGAAAGATTTGTTTACTCAGCTTTCTGCCGGAAAGACATACATTATTACAATTGACCATATGCTTGAATCTCTTCTAGCCAAACCTTTTTCAACTGAAGAAATTGCAAACATCATAAAAACAAGTGAAAAAGAAAATGCACTTAAAGCAGAACAATTGAAATCGGCCATTATGGAACGCGGTGAATTAACACGAAACCGACTGATGTTCGAATTTCGTAAGAATCTCCAGCTTATGTGCAACGACATGAGTAAAGCTGACATCAATTACAGAATTAGAAGAAAACATAGAAACAGAAAATATTATGAAAAACTAAAAATCGGAAATGCTCAATTTGCCTCCGAATGGCACACAGATACACTTCATCAGCTTAACAGGATTTACATGGATATTCTGCTTCAATCACTTAAAAGCAGAATCAAGGACAAACTCAATGATTTAAGCCTGAACATAAGTCTGCAGCTCGACAACAACCTCAGAAATGACTTACAAACAATCAGGCTCAATCTTGAGAAATCAGGTTCAAACCCTGAATTAGTTCCACCATTATCTCTTGGTATTTCATCTTTCGATGAAAATGTAACATTTATGGTTGACTTTGACAGGCTGGGTGAAGAAATTGTGAAACTATCAGAATCGTTGCCCGAAAATCTTACAATTCCGTATTATGACCATTTACAGGAAACCAAAAACAGTGAACTAAACACCATAGATGTACCATTGCGGAAAATATCGCGCTTTTATATTGAATCAAGATTCATCGGCAATACGCACGATCGGTTGGAAAAAGAAGCCACCAAATTAAAAAGCGCCATTTTTGTTATTCAGGATCTGCTAAACCTGACCCGTTTCAATCTGGATAATATTCAAATTGACAGCGAAGACAGGGCCAGCCTGATGGCTCCTGTTATTTCTGACGCCATAAAAAACATTCAAAAAGAGGAGCAGGCTATTATTCAAATAAAAAACTCGATATCTGAAATCATTCACCATTCACTGGATGAAGTTTTTGAGCACCTTTCCGTTTATAAAATGCCGGTGACCGTTTCGGAATATTCCCGGTTTATCAGGGCTCATCAAAGCAAAATTGTGAGAAAAACTTTCAGTAACTACCTGCATTTTATGGGCAAATCGATGACGCATCTTATTGCCTGGGGTTTTTATTCAAGAAGCGAAGGTATATTGCTCACAAAGAAAATCATTGAAAACGAAAATGTAAGTTCAGTCAATCAAAAAATCCTGGCATTTGTTGAAAATGTCAGCCCTGAACAAAAAATACTCAACAAGCTTCCTCAGTATTACCGTAATTTATTCAGTTGCCAGTCAAGTATCAATGAAGATTTCTGGATTAAACGCGAAAAAGATGAAGCACTTTTTAAAACCGCACTAAGACGATATCAAACCGGTAATTATGGCGGAATTATCATCATTGGAGAACAAAACTCAGGAAAAACTGCTTTCTGCAGAAACATAACCGGCAAATTATTCAGAAAAGAAAAAGCATTCCATCTGTTTCCGCTTCAGGAAGGGTCAAGCATAATCAACGATTTCCTGAATGAACTGCAAAAAGTGACTAATATACAGGGTAGTTTATCAGAAATTATAGAAAACCTGCCGGCTGAAAGCACTATAATCATTCACGACCTCGAGCTCTGGTGGAATCGGTCAGAGTCAGGTTGGGAAACAGTTGAATTTATTGCAAAAACAATTAACCAATACAGCAGCAAAGTTCTGTTTGTTGTGAATACGAACCCGCACGCATTCAACCTGATGAATAAAGTTATCAATCTGCAGAATGAATTTATTCAGGTAATTCCTCTCATGCCGTTTGACTCAAGAGATCTACAGGAAATGATTATGCGCCGGCACCGATCAAGCGGACTAAGATTCAAAATTGGCAGCCATGAAGAAGAACAACTATCAGAAATAAGGGCTGCCCGCTTGTTTAATAAATACTTCGACTATTCAGAAGGAAATCCGGGTACTGCTTTATTGGGCTGGATGAGTAACATTCAAAAAATCAACGATCAGACTATTCTGATTCAACAACCTCATATCCCTGAAATACGGGTACTTTCAGAAATGAACGATGATTGGAAGACACTTCTTGTTCAAATTATTATACATAAAAGATTAACCAGAAACAGAATTGCTGGTATCTTTCATTCTGATGAAGCAAAGTCAGATGAAATAATCAATTCATTATGGCGAACCGGACTGATTGAGCAAAGACAAAAGGATATTTTTGTCATTAATCATTATATTGAGCCACACCTTTTAAAGGTATTCAAAGCTGAGCATTTATTGTAA
- a CDS encoding mechanosensitive ion channel: MKILIAFAVAVIILLFLKAFQWGLKRLSNYYSGWYFKLNYFTAIEFITWIIFIFWSAGFLFEQKSYYPALTYVFVFLITGFLSWYLLNDIFAGVIFKIKHNLKEGNHIKAGDYQGTIHSLHTTFIKIRTENGQLLRIPYSKISHVVITEISKSESAVKPIFKLSIPASTSKSDAENLIRTCILSSPWSNVNEEPAIRFLSQNDQNYMYEVVLFSLNRNHLKYIETSLESNPDIKIVSSGQ, from the coding sequence ATGAAAATTTTAATCGCTTTTGCAGTTGCAGTTATCATACTTTTGTTCCTGAAAGCTTTTCAGTGGGGGCTTAAACGTTTGTCAAATTATTATTCAGGTTGGTATTTCAAGCTCAATTATTTCACAGCTATCGAATTCATAACCTGGATTATTTTCATTTTCTGGTCAGCAGGCTTTCTTTTTGAACAAAAATCATATTATCCGGCATTGACCTATGTATTTGTTTTTCTGATAACCGGTTTCCTTTCCTGGTATTTGCTCAATGATATTTTTGCCGGAGTAATATTCAAAATAAAGCACAACCTTAAAGAGGGAAATCATATTAAAGCCGGAGATTATCAGGGCACAATCCATTCTTTACATACGACCTTTATTAAAATCAGAACAGAGAATGGTCAACTTTTACGAATTCCGTACTCAAAAATAAGCCATGTTGTCATTACAGAAATTTCGAAAAGTGAATCAGCTGTCAAACCTATATTTAAATTAAGCATTCCTGCCAGTACAAGCAAATCTGACGCAGAAAATCTGATCAGAACTTGCATTCTCAGCAGCCCGTGGAGCAATGTTAATGAAGAGCCTGCTATCCGGTTTTTAAGCCAAAATGATCAAAACTACATGTATGAGGTTGTATTGTTTTCGCTCAACAGAAATCACCTTAAGTATATAGAAACTTCGCTTGAGAGTAATCCTGATATAAAAATTGTATCATCAGGCCAATAA
- a CDS encoding response regulator, protein MENKALHNESGKSVEQLIQENQKLQDIVKRLEYLKQQEEDLISAKEEAERENKMKSDFLAMMSHEIRTPMNGVIGMTSLLLDTSLTVEQKNYVETLRISADNLMTIINDILDFSKIESGKMTLEEAPFELRNCVEDALDIFAQKAIEKGLDLLYLIQPDVSPFLVGDITRLRQVLINLINNAIKFTEEGEVFISIEKVKETDSYQELKFSIRDSGIGIAKEKIEMLFEAFTQADSSTTRRYGGTGLGLAIAKHLVNLMGGRIWVESEIGKGSTFFFTIQLRTSGIGKTKLYVRGQIPELKSSRVLIVDDNETNRHIFTLQFESWGMIPVTAKSGPEALVIIEEDDEPFDLAVIDMQMPSMDGLELGKAIKALPFKGDIPLIMLTSLGKISKLPGEVFDAQLSKPIKLAELFEEVLRVIAEARNRRSNLADHNIDKNLSAKLPMRILLAEDNITNQDLVITLLSKMGYKIDAVENGKKVLEMMERKKYDIILMDIQMPVMNGMEATKIICEKYPENERPKIIAITANAMPGDRERYLNAGMVDYLPKPIKFKDVQSVLIKWGKKKSANPV, encoded by the coding sequence ATGGAAAACAAGGCGTTACACAACGAATCTGGAAAATCAGTTGAGCAACTTATCCAGGAAAATCAGAAACTTCAGGACATTGTTAAACGGCTTGAATACCTGAAACAACAGGAAGAAGATCTGATTAGTGCCAAAGAGGAAGCTGAAAGGGAAAATAAGATGAAATCTGATTTTTTGGCCATGATGAGCCATGAAATCAGAACACCAATGAATGGGGTAATCGGAATGACCAGCCTATTGCTGGACACCAGCCTCACTGTTGAACAAAAAAACTACGTTGAAACCCTCAGAATAAGTGCTGATAATCTGATGACTATCATCAATGACATCCTTGACTTCTCAAAAATTGAGTCAGGAAAAATGACATTGGAAGAGGCTCCATTTGAACTGAGGAATTGCGTTGAGGATGCCCTTGACATATTCGCCCAAAAAGCCATTGAAAAAGGTTTGGATTTGCTATACCTGATTCAACCCGATGTATCCCCTTTCCTGGTTGGTGATATTACCCGTTTAAGGCAGGTTCTTATCAACCTGATTAACAATGCCATCAAATTTACCGAAGAGGGAGAAGTCTTTATCTCTATTGAAAAAGTCAAAGAAACCGACAGTTATCAGGAACTCAAATTTTCTATCAGAGACAGTGGTATTGGAATAGCCAAAGAGAAAATTGAAATGCTCTTTGAAGCATTTACTCAGGCTGACTCATCTACCACTCGCCGCTATGGTGGCACCGGATTAGGCCTTGCCATAGCCAAGCATCTGGTAAATCTTATGGGTGGTCGCATATGGGTTGAAAGCGAGATAGGAAAAGGCTCTACCTTCTTTTTCACCATCCAATTGCGCACTTCAGGAATTGGCAAAACAAAGCTTTATGTACGTGGCCAAATTCCTGAACTTAAAAGCAGCAGGGTTTTAATTGTTGATGACAATGAAACCAATCGCCATATCTTTACGCTTCAGTTTGAATCATGGGGAATGATTCCGGTAACTGCAAAATCAGGACCCGAAGCACTGGTTATCATTGAAGAAGACGATGAACCGTTCGATTTGGCTGTGATTGACATGCAAATGCCATCTATGGATGGACTCGAGTTGGGTAAAGCAATCAAAGCACTGCCTTTTAAAGGCGACATCCCTTTAATTATGCTTACTTCTCTCGGGAAAATAAGCAAACTGCCGGGTGAAGTATTTGATGCGCAACTTTCAAAGCCCATTAAACTGGCCGAATTATTTGAAGAAGTGCTGAGAGTTATTGCAGAAGCCAGAAATCGCAGAAGCAATCTTGCTGACCATAATATTGATAAAAATCTTTCGGCCAAATTACCTATGCGTATCTTACTTGCCGAAGATAATATCACAAATCAGGACCTTGTAATTACGCTTCTCAGCAAAATGGGATACAAAATTGACGCTGTTGAAAACGGGAAAAAGGTGCTTGAAATGATGGAGCGAAAAAAATACGATATCATTCTGATGGATATTCAAATGCCTGTGATGAATGGCATGGAAGCAACAAAAATTATTTGCGAAAAATATCCTGAAAACGAAAGGCCTAAAATTATTGCCATTACAGCCAATGCCATGCCCGGCGATCGTGAGCGGTATTTAAATGCAGGTATGGTCGACTATTTGCCCAAACCTATAAAATTTAAAGATGTTCAGTCGGTTCTGATTAAATGGGGCAAGAAGAAATCAGCAAATCCAGTTTAA
- a CDS encoding GIY-YIG nuclease family protein, translating to MVSLSGHKHTEYVVYILYSSRYNKFYIGYTSNLIERYKSHNFKGIKGWTTRFRPWKVVYVEVFADKQSALKREHDLKGAKARKDIIQKIHNIYPEVGFISA from the coding sequence ATGGTTTCATTAAGCGGCCATAAACATACAGAGTATGTTGTATATATCTTGTATTCAAGTAGATATAATAAATTCTATATTGGATACACTTCTAACCTTATTGAACGGTATAAATCTCATAATTTTAAGGGAATAAAAGGTTGGACTACCAGATTTCGCCCTTGGAAAGTTGTTTATGTTGAAGTGTTTGCTGACAAACAATCAGCCCTGAAAAGGGAGCATGATCTCAAAGGGGCGAAAGCCAGAAAAGACATCATTCAAAAGATTCATAATATTTATCCTGAAGTCGGATTCATATCCGCCTGA